From a region of the Phragmitibacter flavus genome:
- a CDS encoding SpoIIE family protein phosphatase, which yields MPATLQLPVQDRSQVGEARRLACAWAAKHGSSQQQQGKLALIVSELANNLALHTTEGGKILVQVLVENDPTTLEVLALDNGPGSANFTAFLQDGFSTTGTAGTGLGAVQRGSSLFEMHSNPQTGTALLSQQGEGHESNHAHFGMINVPIRGEHVCGDSLGYLDLGGGRQRLMVADGLGHGPLAADASLAAIATFKSNPHLDLISLLQKVHTALKSTRGAAVAVAEVDANTQKLLYAGVGNIAGSIVHQVDEYSHLVSMNGTLGMACGRIQQFSYAWQPESLLVMTSDGVKNHWRLDRYPGLINRHPSLIAGVLFRDYARDNDDATAAVLRFSV from the coding sequence ATGCCCGCAACCCTCCAACTCCCGGTGCAGGACCGATCCCAAGTGGGTGAGGCCCGACGCCTCGCTTGCGCATGGGCCGCAAAGCACGGCAGCTCCCAACAACAGCAAGGGAAACTCGCACTCATCGTATCCGAACTCGCCAACAATCTTGCCCTTCATACCACCGAAGGCGGCAAAATTCTGGTGCAGGTGCTCGTCGAAAACGATCCGACCACCCTTGAAGTCCTCGCCTTGGACAACGGACCTGGGAGCGCCAACTTCACTGCCTTTCTTCAGGACGGATTCTCCACCACAGGCACCGCCGGAACTGGCCTGGGGGCGGTTCAACGGGGCTCCAGCCTTTTTGAAATGCACTCAAATCCTCAAACTGGCACGGCGCTTTTGAGCCAACAGGGCGAGGGACACGAGTCAAACCATGCCCACTTCGGCATGATCAACGTGCCCATCCGTGGGGAACACGTTTGCGGAGACAGCCTTGGATACTTGGATCTTGGCGGCGGTCGACAACGGCTCATGGTGGCCGATGGACTGGGTCACGGACCTCTGGCAGCGGACGCGTCTCTCGCTGCCATCGCGACCTTTAAATCCAATCCCCATTTGGATCTTATCTCCCTGCTGCAAAAAGTTCACACCGCTTTGAAAAGCACCCGTGGTGCCGCCGTAGCCGTGGCTGAAGTCGACGCCAACACCCAGAAACTGCTCTACGCCGGCGTTGGCAATATCGCCGGATCCATCGTTCACCAAGTCGATGAATACAGCCACCTGGTCTCGATGAATGGAACTCTTGGCATGGCCTGCGGACGCATCCAACAGTTCAGTTATGCCTGGCAGCCGGAGAGCCTGTTGGTCATGACTTCTGATGGGGTCAAAAATCACTGGCGCCTCGACCGTTATCCCGGCCTCATCAATCGCCACCCCAGTCTCATCGCCGGCGTGCTTTTCCGCGACTACGCGCGAGACAATGACGATGCAACGGCCGCTGTCCTCCGATTTAGCGTGTAA
- a CDS encoding ATP-binding protein, which yields MSSDSQSLPLHIVDLHVEKDIVVCRQHARQFASALGFDLQTQTRIATAVSEIARNAYQYASGGVVEFLSDCETNSQRRFDLRRQSFIIIIRDQGPGIPHLKTILEGDYRSTTGMGLGIIGARRLMDTVDIQSDSKGTVITLQKNLPPSAARKTDAQIQSIAVIQSEPAAVERTVIAEVQRQNQELITVMDEVRLRQEDLDHLNKELEDTNAGVLALYDELETLHRVGLLLASKIDLPAVMQTLIEATTDLTGAQFGVCYMLNKKTGHWERYADAGPKRDLLSDLPKTQGSDFFGSNFGEEGLTHVPDMEDLSEPSCMSDFSAALDPSNKLRSCLAFPLKAENNSVVGALIFGSSEPRFFSERSERIVSSIAAQAIVAVEKARLFDSVKSASEAKDRFLAMLSHELRTPLNPVLSIVSDLHQNPSFPKEFQEDIAVVLRNVQLEARLIDDLLDFQRIIKGNFSFASEPVDAHSIIETVVNICKHDLLSHKHHLTLNLDAPRFIVIGDPARLQQILWNVLKNAIKFTPIGGDISITTELGSSDQTLCIVITDTGRGIENEMLEGIFNAFEQGSLEGTTEFGGLGLGLAIVKAFIEKLGGTVKAESAGRDHGTKMILSFPLVDVLAPGIAPVLEPTDQKPGLIGGKAQHVLLVDDHFDTLESLSRILARKGYVVTTAVDCASAFTLAQNQTFDVICSDLGLPDGSGLDLMIDIRKLGITTPSIALSGYGMESDVAQAQDAGFQKHLTKPVSMHALLSALAGVLAD from the coding sequence ATGAGCAGCGACTCACAGTCTTTACCCCTCCACATCGTGGATCTCCACGTGGAAAAAGACATCGTGGTCTGTCGTCAACATGCGCGCCAGTTTGCTTCAGCACTCGGATTTGACCTCCAAACGCAGACACGGATCGCCACCGCAGTTTCTGAAATCGCCCGCAACGCCTATCAATATGCAAGCGGCGGCGTGGTGGAGTTTTTGTCTGATTGTGAAACCAACAGCCAACGGCGATTCGACCTCCGACGTCAAAGTTTCATCATCATCATCAGGGATCAAGGCCCCGGCATCCCTCATCTGAAAACCATCCTTGAAGGCGACTATCGATCCACCACCGGCATGGGTCTCGGCATCATCGGTGCCCGTCGCCTCATGGACACGGTGGACATCCAGTCGGACTCAAAGGGCACGGTCATCACCCTTCAAAAAAACCTGCCCCCTTCCGCTGCCCGTAAAACCGACGCGCAGATCCAGAGCATCGCCGTGATCCAGTCGGAACCGGCTGCCGTGGAGCGCACCGTCATTGCCGAGGTGCAGAGGCAGAATCAGGAACTCATCACCGTGATGGATGAGGTGCGGCTCCGTCAGGAAGACCTCGATCATCTTAACAAGGAACTTGAAGATACCAATGCGGGCGTGCTTGCGCTTTACGATGAGCTGGAGACTCTCCACCGTGTGGGCCTGTTGCTCGCGTCGAAAATTGACCTGCCAGCCGTCATGCAAACCTTGATTGAGGCCACCACCGATCTAACCGGGGCTCAGTTCGGTGTGTGTTACATGCTCAACAAAAAGACCGGACATTGGGAACGCTACGCCGATGCCGGACCAAAACGTGATTTGTTGTCAGATCTACCGAAGACCCAGGGATCCGACTTCTTCGGAAGCAATTTCGGCGAGGAAGGACTAACGCATGTCCCGGACATGGAAGACCTGTCTGAGCCCAGTTGCATGTCTGATTTTTCGGCGGCGCTTGATCCTTCCAACAAGCTCAGGAGTTGCCTCGCGTTCCCTTTGAAGGCCGAGAACAATTCGGTCGTCGGAGCCCTCATCTTCGGCAGCTCAGAACCGCGTTTCTTTTCCGAGAGAAGCGAGCGTATCGTTTCAAGCATTGCCGCCCAAGCCATTGTCGCCGTTGAGAAGGCCCGGTTGTTTGACAGCGTCAAGTCAGCCAGCGAGGCAAAAGACCGCTTTCTGGCAATGTTAAGCCACGAGCTGCGAACCCCGCTTAATCCGGTGCTCAGCATTGTCTCCGACCTGCATCAAAATCCCTCCTTCCCCAAGGAGTTTCAGGAAGATATCGCCGTCGTGTTGCGCAACGTGCAGCTTGAAGCACGACTTATCGACGACTTATTGGACTTTCAGCGCATCATCAAAGGGAATTTCAGCTTCGCTTCAGAACCCGTTGATGCCCATTCCATCATTGAGACCGTGGTCAATATTTGTAAGCACGATTTGCTAAGTCACAAACATCATCTCACTCTGAATCTGGACGCCCCTAGATTTATCGTGATCGGCGACCCCGCCCGACTTCAACAAATTCTCTGGAATGTGCTGAAAAACGCCATCAAATTCACCCCCATCGGCGGCGACATCTCCATCACCACCGAGTTGGGTAGTAGTGACCAGACATTGTGTATTGTCATCACGGATACCGGTCGCGGCATTGAAAACGAAATGCTCGAAGGGATCTTCAATGCTTTCGAGCAGGGCAGTTTGGAGGGCACCACCGAGTTCGGCGGATTGGGACTCGGCCTTGCCATCGTCAAGGCCTTCATTGAAAAACTGGGCGGCACCGTCAAAGCCGAAAGTGCTGGCCGGGATCACGGCACAAAAATGATTCTAAGCTTCCCACTGGTCGATGTTTTGGCACCAGGAATTGCCCCGGTTCTGGAACCTACCGATCAAAAGCCCGGCCTTATCGGCGGAAAGGCTCAACATGTCCTTTTGGTGGATGACCACTTCGATACTCTTGAAAGTCTTTCCCGGATTCTCGCTAGAAAAGGCTATGTGGTCACCACGGCCGTTGACTGCGCCTCGGCCTTTACCTTGGCCCAGAACCAAACCTTTGATGTGATTTGCAGCGACCTCGGACTCCCCGATGGTTCTGGACTCGACCTCATGATTGACATTCGCAAGCTCGGGATCACCACCCCCTCCATCGCACTCAGTGGATACGGGATGGAGAGTGATGTCGCCCAGGCACAGGATGCCGGTTTTCAAAAGCATCTCACCAAGCCGGTCTCGATGCACGCGCTGTTGAGCGCGCTGGCTGGAGTGCTCGCCGATTAG